From the genome of Geminocystis herdmanii PCC 6308, one region includes:
- a CDS encoding Glu/Leu/Phe/Val family dehydrogenase encodes MSVSLLADANVRLEEALKYVSISDDAFSRLKYPKASLSVSIPVRMDDGSLKIFQGYRVRYDDTRGPGKGGVRYHPSVCLDEVQSLAFWMTFKCALLNLPFGGAKGGITVNPKELSKAELERLSRGYIEAIADFIGPDIDILAPDVYTNEMIMGWMMDQYSIIRRRISPGVVTGKPQTMGGSKGRDTATATGAFYVINTILPKFNQIPEKTSIAVQGFGNAGAEIAELLGKSGYKVVAVSDSQGGIYASQGLDIPSIRQYKKNHPTVTGVYCKDSVCNIIEHEVITNEQLLTLDVDVLIPAALEKQITEENADKIKAKYIFEVANGPITSSADKILESKGIKVFPDILVNAGGVTVSYFEWVQNRNGLYWSLTEVQEKLKVRMIEETEAIWSISQKMGVSPRTAAYIHALNRLNEAMSAKGTRDFYQAIHS; translated from the coding sequence TCCAGACTGAAATATCCCAAAGCAAGTTTAAGCGTATCTATTCCCGTGCGCATGGATGACGGTTCATTAAAAATTTTTCAAGGGTATCGAGTGCGCTATGATGACACCAGAGGTCCGGGTAAAGGTGGAGTGCGTTATCATCCCTCAGTGTGTCTGGATGAGGTGCAATCCTTAGCGTTTTGGATGACTTTCAAATGTGCCTTATTAAATTTACCCTTTGGCGGTGCAAAAGGCGGTATTACCGTTAATCCAAAAGAATTATCCAAGGCTGAATTAGAAAGATTAAGTAGAGGATATATAGAAGCCATCGCCGATTTTATCGGTCCTGATATTGATATATTAGCGCCTGATGTTTATACTAATGAGATGATCATGGGGTGGATGATGGATCAATATAGTATCATTCGTCGCCGTATTTCTCCGGGAGTTGTCACAGGAAAACCTCAGACAATGGGGGGAAGTAAAGGAAGGGATACTGCCACGGCTACGGGCGCATTTTATGTCATTAATACCATCTTACCTAAGTTTAACCAAATTCCCGAAAAAACTTCGATCGCAGTACAGGGTTTTGGTAATGCCGGGGCAGAAATTGCCGAATTATTAGGAAAATCAGGTTATAAAGTAGTCGCCGTCAGTGACTCCCAAGGGGGAATTTATGCTAGTCAGGGGTTAGATATACCAAGTATTCGTCAATACAAAAAAAATCATCCCACCGTAACAGGAGTTTATTGTAAAGATAGCGTTTGCAATATCATAGAACATGAGGTTATCACCAACGAACAATTATTAACCCTTGATGTCGATGTCTTAATTCCTGCTGCCTTAGAGAAACAAATCACTGAAGAAAATGCGGATAAAATCAAAGCTAAATATATTTTTGAGGTAGCCAATGGACCAATTACATCTTCAGCAGATAAAATATTAGAATCTAAAGGTATTAAAGTGTTTCCTGATATTTTAGTCAACGCAGGAGGAGTAACAGTGAGTTATTTTGAATGGGTACAAAATCGTAATGGATTATACTGGAGTTTAACAGAAGTTCAAGAAAAATTAAAAGTGAGAATGATTGAAGAAACCGAAGCAATTTGGAGTATCAGCCAAAAAATGGGAGTTTCTCCTCGCACTGCGGCTTATATTCACGCCCTAAACCGTTTAAATGAGGCGATGTCGGCAAAAGGTACAAGAGACTTTTATCAAGCTATTCATTCTTAA